In Penaeus vannamei isolate JL-2024 chromosome 14, ASM4276789v1, whole genome shotgun sequence, one DNA window encodes the following:
- the LOC113830469 gene encoding uncharacterized protein, which translates to MASSIPAPATFARLHHTIKYIQRILAEVHKNFSLLDGRSLDDFFEQEKSKQSWAKRMFVDHKDLIESATPPEEFDCHLLYKMIKYMDGLAKYNDPAWESNAMDSIESLVYFVFREWDELKEGFVLSEQSLSRRLDGVQDALVRIVSKIEGRKGIDLKHLKVEVHKEFNSSLSTSFPYIYKVSSQHSIHRMLVLLYKQLNRLNGKSVEAYRKETFEIRSPLFAFTPAEKMMLRKNICPEKMPIRLVFKLLERVCGLERQKSPAWSEKSDRMEYLLTRIIKNHQEIVYSAQNLDYDWPYELFQLFEKALEVTMKITGRTNQEIMKEMPDEPVHLNEAYSCSVLCKTLTSCDSFGTISDPEPSSLAATPPASLPSLESLSIDEINIACLFQAVCSKGPAVRTLVTVFQSFKGDIAKVKSGNKKKLGLTHDDVKKLENGEPLENLDITLLYKLIQCGCEGLAPQNDPAWYTPGDTLEYHLYLLKYERNTLFHCRVSLPEKELKEKMKKIWYMLKYILDETASQAGIDLSVQISDIKKDMVRLEKLPIRQVDIDTYRQEVKMLREQLCYDLLQECRKELSEKYNQASAKLASPVTWSLHPAHKKLTIDKVFTEPEIDYSRSELREKSILSLLDSELQSPNKVILYGVAGTGKTSICQFLTYTWINKDDYDSTCDILILIKCKTTRQDNLVDFLLAFLPESMKRVQKNDIMVLMQNLKAMFIVDSYDEATYQAKELISDILHTLPRSTIIITTKQHAVSYIEMKVFEATGSDCMLLKVQGFGEDKQKEYVRNFFQLTLTSATSASEKAEADKMCTEMETYLDSLDKCHREFVSLPLTLSLLVILWQDNSKSAKEATTLTRLYQKIIRYTLKRFAPEDSDVRRWILALGKIAWQSLNRSSQCLTNKDEEKLMDLGDSLGLQKKQVLTAVLQSTSEDSTLDNKNYWTFSHNSQQEFFAAEYLVRQIVSHDKVLSVMLESCKANKLHRYLQVIEFVAGLLALEDELSLERADDIIGLISDQTPCAFEVIKRLAHDISSENEHFHSRLKNLFQDKELRRTLDNFDPDCVQWIIENTAIRVPAQVMLINSARSVVKMKTLLHTLTQKSSKPHIIATIDNMNDIEDLMTFIEDLFELSVGYTLHIQNSVDLHMLIRTWNWHRPLCLRFPQILFPLLWWELKVSLMAADIKLSSIKFSEDVTHAVDFRRGVEQLGLEWVADSSLDASEVVVTSGHVGE; encoded by the coding sequence ATGGCGTCCTCGATCCCGGCGCCGGCCACCTTTGCCAGGCTTCACCACACCATAAAGTACATCCAGCGCATCCTGGCTGAAGTTCACAAAAACTTCTCTCTTCTGGATGGCAGGAGCCTCGACGATTTCTTTGAGCAGGAGAAAAGCAAGCAGTCATGGGCAAAGAGGATGTTCGTCGACCATAAAGACCTCATAGAATCGGCCACCCCGCCGGAGGAGTTTGACTGCCATCTGCTCTACAAGATGATAAAATACATGGATGGCTTGGCTAAATATAACGACCCTGCTTGGGAGAGCAACGCTATGGACTCGATCGAGAGCTTGGTATACTTCGTCTTCCGTGAGTGGGACGAACTGAAGGAGGGCTTTGTCTTGTCGGAGCAGAGCCTGAGCCGGAGACTCGACGGCGTACAGGATGCCCTCGTTCGAATTGTTTCCAAgattgagggaaggaaagggattgATCTCAAGCACTTGAAGGTAGAAGTACACAAGGAGTTCAACTCGTCATTATCCACGAGTTTTCCATACATTTATAAAGTCTCATCTCAGCATTCAATACACCGCATGCTGGTATTGCTGTACAAGCAGTTGAATCGACTCAATGGCAAAAGCGTGGAGGCTTACCGCAAAGAGACATTTGAGATTAGAAGTCCTCTCTTTGCATTTACTCCGGCAGAAAAGATGATGCTGAGGAAAAACATCTGCCCTGAGAAGATGCCAATCCGTCTGGTATTCAAACtccttgagcgtgtgtgtggtctGGAACGCCAGAAGAGCCCTGCATGGAGCGAAAAGTCAGACAGAATGGAGTACTTACTCACCCGTATCATTAAGAATCATCAGGAAATTGTATATAGTGCTCAGAATCTCGATTATGACTGGCCATACGAGCTTTTCCAACTGTTTGAAAAAGCATTAGAGGTAACCATGAAAATCACTGGCAGGACGAATCAAGAGATTATGAAAGAGATGCCTGATGAACCAGTCCATCTGAATGAAGCTTATTCTTGTAGTGTTCTGTGCAAAACTCTCACTTCTTGTGATAGTTTTGGCACTATATCTGACCCAGAACCTTCATCGCTCGCTGCCACTCCACCAGCATCACTACCGAGCCTAGAAAGTCTTTCTATAGATGAGATCAATATTGCGTGCTTATTCCAGGCTGTATGCTCGAAGGGACCAGCAGTGAGGACGCTGGTCACTGTGTTCCAGTCATTTAAAGGTGACATTGCAAAGGTCAAATCCGGCAATAAGAAAAAGCTTGGCCTTACTCACGACGATGTAAAGAAACTTGAGAATGGGGAACCACTTGAAAATTTAGACATTACATTGCTTTATAAACTCATACAATGCGGCTGTGAAGGCTTAGCTCCCCAGAATGATCCTGCTTGGTATACTCCAGGAGATACACTGGAATACCATTTGTACTTACTAAAATATGAAAGAAACACACTGTTCCATTGCAGGGTTTCTCTACCTGAGAAAgaactgaaagagaaaatgaagaaaatttggTATATGCTAAAATACATTTTAGACGAAACCGCAAGCCAAGCTGGCATAGATTTGAGTGTTCAAATATCAGACATTAAAAAAGACATGGTTAGATTGGAGAAACTGCCTATTCGACAGGTAGATATTGATACCTATCGACAGGAGGTGAAAATGCTGCGGGAGCAACTTTGCTATGACCTCCTTCAAGAATGTCGCAAGGAACTTTCTGAGAAGTACAACCAAGCCTCGGCAAAACTCGCATCGCCTGTCACCTGGAGTTTACATCCTGCGCACAAAAAGCTGACAATTGATAAGGTTTTTACCGAACCTGAAATAGATTACTCTCGGAGTGAGCTGAGAGAGAAATCTATTCTGTCTTTACTTGACAGCGAGCTGCAAAGTCCCAACAAAGTGATCCTGTATGGCGTAGCTGGGACAGGAAAAACTTCAATATGCCAGTTTTTGACATATACCTGGATAAACAAAGATGACTATGACTCTACCTGTGATATATTAATTTTGATCAAATGCAAAACCACGAGACAAGATAACCTAGTGGATTTTCTATTGGCTTTCCTTCCAGAAAGTATGAAGCGGGTGCAAAAAAATGACATCATGGTGCTAATGCAGAATTTGAAAGCCATGTTCATTGTAGATTCATATGATGAGGCGACTTATCAGGCAAAGGAACTCATTAGCGACATTCTTCATACTTTACCAAGgagcaccatcatcataaccacaaaACAACACGCGGTGTCATACATAGAAATGAAGGTCTTTGAAGCCACTGGTTCAGACTGCATGCTTCTGAAAGTCCAAGGATTTGGAGAGGATAAACAAAAAGAGTATGTGCGAAATTTCTTTCAGCTAACATTGACGTCAGCTACAAGTGCCAGTgaaaaggcagaggcagacaaaATGTGCACTGAAATGGAGACCTATCTAGACTCTCTTGACAAATGTCATCGTGAGTTCGTATCGCTGCCTCTAACTCTGTCGCTCTTGGTCATTTTGTGGCAAGATAACTCCAAGAGTGCCAAGGAAGCTACAACACTAACCAGGCTGTATCAGAAGATAATCAGGTACACTTTGAAGAGATTCGCTCCTGAAGATTCGGATGTGCGTCGATGGATTTTAGCTCTTGGCAAAATAGCTTGGCAGAGTCTGAACCGGAGCAGCCAGTGCCTCACCAACAAGGACGAGGAGAAGCTGATGGACCTGGGGGACAGCCTAGGACTCCAGAAGAAGCAGGTGTTGACAGCCGTCTTACAGAGTACAAGTGAGGATTCTACATTAGATAATAAGAACTACTGGACATTTTCTCACAATTCCCAGCAGGAGTTCTTTGCAGCTGAGTACCTTGTAAGGCAAATTGTGTCGCATGACAAAGTGTTGTCTGTAATGTTAGAGAGCTGCAAGGCAAATAAATTACATCGATACTTACAAGTAATCGAGTTCGTTGCTGGATTGTTAGCGCTGGAAGATGAGCTGTCGTTAGAAAGGGCTGATGACATTATCGGTCTTATTTCTGATCAGACTCCATGTGCTTTTGAAGTGATCAAGAGACTGGCTCATGACATCAGTTCAGAGAACGAGCATTTCCACAGTAGATTGAAGAACCTTTTCCAGGACAAAGAACTTCGACGTACTCTAGATAATTTCGATCCAGACTGCGTTCAATGGATCATAGAAAACACTGCCATCAGAGTTCCTGCACAGGTAATGCTCATTAATTCTGCACGCTCCGTCGTCAAAATGAAAACGCTGTTGCACACACTAACCCAGAAGTCTAGCAAACCTCACATCATTGCAACAATTGACAATATGAATGATATAGAGGACTTGATGACTTTCATCGAAGACCTCTTTGAGCTCAGCGTGGGCTATACGCTCCACATCCAAAACTCGGTTGATCTTCACATGTTGATTAGGACCTGGAACTGGCACCGGCCTCTGTGCCTGCGCTTCCCCcaaattctctttcctctcctttggtGGGAGTTAAAGGTATCCCTAATGGCAGCAGACATCAAGCTCTCAAGCATTAAGTTCAGTGAAGACGTGACTCATGCCGTAGACTTCAGGAGAGGGGTGGAGCAGCTGGGCCTCGAGTGGGTCGCCGATTCATCCCTTGACGCCAGTGAGGTTGTGGTTACTAGTGGACATGTAGGAGAGTAG